TTTTCTGGTTCTGTCGCCTAACCTAGTAGTTAGGGAATTTATATATCGCCCTTCCTGTCCACAAACCCCAGCAAGCGAAAACATCCATTTAAGATTATGACTAACCCCGTTATTCACGCCTTTTTCCTCGGACGAGCGATCGCTGAAGTGATCGGTGAACAGCTAGAAGATGCGTTGACCAACGCTTTAAGCGAATTAGGCAAATTTGATGCCGAACAACGGGAAAACCTGCGGCAATTCGTCGAAGAAGTGCAAAAGAGAGCCGATCGAGCCGTGGAAAAGGGAGTATATACTGGTACAGAGTCCAGTGGTTCCTCCAGTGCCGATGTGCAGGAAAACATCGACGAAATGCGGGCTGAAATCGCCCAATTGCGCTCGGAACTAAAAAACCACCGTAATTAACCAAAAACCCTCTTTTAGTCGCTTTAAAGCCCCAAAAATTGCGTGTCAGCCTTTCTACCCGTCCCCGTTACCCCAGAGTTAAACCCAGCAATGCCGGCCCTCGAAGTCGCCCAAAATAGCTATCGTTGGAATCGAGAAAACTATTCCATCAATCGTCGTCGTCTAGATATTTGGCGATTCGTTCTGACCGTACTTTATCAATTCTGGCTCAACGGTAAAAAATGGAGCTATAACGGCGGCTATAGCGAGGAAAAACTCGCCGGCAGACGCAGAAAACAAGCCGCTTGGATTCGGGAAACCATGCTAGAATTGGGGCCGACTTTTATTAAAGTCGGTCAACTGTTTTCTACCCGTGCCGATCTTTTTCCCCTCGAATATGTGGAAGAACTCTCGAAACTACAGGATCAGGTTCCCGCGTTTACCTACGAACAGGCCAGCAAAATTATCGAGGCATCCCTCGGTAAACCCCTCAATCAACTCTTTAAAAGCTTCGATCCCATCCCCCTGGCAGCCGCTAGTTTAGGGCAAGTTCACCGGGCCCAACTGAAAACCGGGGAAGATGTGGTGGTCAAAGTCCAACGGCCCGGATTGAAAAAATTATTTAGTATCGATCTGACCATCCTAAAAAAAATCGCCCAATACTTCCAAAATCATCCCAAATGGGGTAAAGGTCGCGATTGGACGGGGATTTATGAAGAATGCTGTAAAATTCTCTGGGAAGAAACCGATTATCTCAACGAAGGTCGTAACGCCGACACTTTTCGCCGTAATTTTCGCGGGGAAGATTGGGTGAAAGTACCAAAAGTCTATTGGCGCTACACCTCTCCCCAGGTTTTAACCCTAGAATATCTCCCCGGCATCAAAATCAGTCATTATGAGGCCCTAGAAGCGGCCGGACTCGATCGCAAATTGTTGGCTAAACTGGGGGCAAAAGCCTATCTAATTCAACTACTCAACAACGGCTTTTTTCACGCAGATCCTCACCCCGGCAATATCGCCGTTGATAGTGATGGCTCCTTAATTTTCTATGATTTCGGCATGATGGGACAAATTAAAACCAACGTGCGCGAAAAATTAATGCAGACTCTCTTTGGAATTGCCCAAAAAGATGCCGATCGCGTGGTCACTTCTCTGGTGGATTTAGGAGCATTAACTGCCAATGGTGATATGGGAGCAGTGCGGCGATCGATCCAGTATATGCTCGATAACTTCATGGATAAACCCTTTGAGGAGCAATCCGTGGCCTCTATCAGCGATGATCTCTATGAAATCGCCTACGATCAGCCTTTTCGCTTTCCCGCTACCTTTACCTTCGTCATGCGGGCATTTTCTACCCTGGAAGGGGTAGGCAAAGGACTCGATCCCGAATTTAACTTTATGGAAGTGGCCCAACCTTTTGCCCTGCAATTAGTAAATGATATGACAGGAAATCATGGCAGTAATATCCTCGATGAGCTAGGACGGCAAGCAGCCCAAGTGAGCAGCACCGCCCTGAGTTTACCCCGACGCATCGATGATACGATCGAAAAATTAGAACGGGGTGATATCCGTGTTCGGGTACGTTCGAGCGAATCTGATCGACTTTTGCGGCGATTGGGTATGATTCAAATGGGAACCAACTATACTTTACTGATCAGTGCTTTGGTGATCTCGGCGACGCTTCTATTTGTCAGTGGTTTTGGTTGGTTAACTTTAGTGCCGATGGCGATTTCGCTGCTGCCGGGGATAGCTCTTGTGAGACTTTGGCGAAAAATTGAACGTCAGGATCGCATGATGTAATTGATCGCAGGATAATAAATATTGTGTTAGCATCAAAAATTTCCATGAACAACCTTTCTTTTGGAGGAACAACCGATCCTGGTGTAGTGCGATCGGTTAATCAGGACAGTTATTATATCGACCCCGATCGGCGCTTTTTTATCGTTGCCGATGGTATGGGGGGTCATGCAGGAGGCCAGGAAGCTAGTCAAATCGCCACTAAAACTATCCAAGCTCATCTAGAAGAACACTGGAATTCGTCCCTGGCTGCCGGGGAATTGCTGCAGGAGGCAATTACTGCCGCTAACGAGAAGATTATTGAAGATCAGCTGAAAAATCCCGAAAGACAGGACATGGGGACAACCCTAGTCATGGCTATCTTCCGAGACGATGGCCCCTGGTACACCCATATTGGTGATTCCCGTCTCTATCGTTTTCGTGAGCAAAAATTAGAACAGGTGACGGAGGATCATACTTGGATAGCTAGGGCGGTAAAAATGGGCGATATGTCCGAAGAAGAAGCGAAAAACCACCCTTGGCGGCACGTTTTATTTCAATGCCTTGGTCGTCGCGATTTGCCCCCAGTGACGGTGTCTCCCCTCGATGTACAATCTGGCGATAGTTTAATTCTCTGTAGTGATGGTTTGACGGAAGAAGTGTCCGACGAGGAAATTAGCGATTATTTGCAAACTGGTGCCGATTGTCAGGAAATTGTCGAGAATTTAGTGGCAGCGGCCAAAAAAGCTGGCGGTTCTGATAATATCACCGTGGTCATGGTAACGCAAAATTGAGAGGAAGTTTAGCGATCGCTGATCGCTAAACTTGCACTTCTACTCGATCGCTCCTGCTTGTTGTAATAAAGAAACGATCGCCTGATGGTGATTAAACTTAGCTAACATTAAAGCGGTCATTCCCCCTTGATTTTTCTGATTTAAGTTCACTTTTCCCCTGTCTAACAAGACTTTAACCGTGTCGAGACAACCGTGATAACTCGCCCACATTAAAGGGGAAG
This portion of the Microcystis aeruginosa NIES-2549 genome encodes:
- a CDS encoding ABC1 kinase family protein — encoded protein: MPALEVAQNSYRWNRENYSINRRRLDIWRFVLTVLYQFWLNGKKWSYNGGYSEEKLAGRRRKQAAWIRETMLELGPTFIKVGQLFSTRADLFPLEYVEELSKLQDQVPAFTYEQASKIIEASLGKPLNQLFKSFDPIPLAAASLGQVHRAQLKTGEDVVVKVQRPGLKKLFSIDLTILKKIAQYFQNHPKWGKGRDWTGIYEECCKILWEETDYLNEGRNADTFRRNFRGEDWVKVPKVYWRYTSPQVLTLEYLPGIKISHYEALEAAGLDRKLLAKLGAKAYLIQLLNNGFFHADPHPGNIAVDSDGSLIFYDFGMMGQIKTNVREKLMQTLFGIAQKDADRVVTSLVDLGALTANGDMGAVRRSIQYMLDNFMDKPFEEQSVASISDDLYEIAYDQPFRFPATFTFVMRAFSTLEGVGKGLDPEFNFMEVAQPFALQLVNDMTGNHGSNILDELGRQAAQVSSTALSLPRRIDDTIEKLERGDIRVRVRSSESDRLLRRLGMIQMGTNYTLLISALVISATLLFVSGFGWLTLVPMAISLLPGIALVRLWRKIERQDRMM
- a CDS encoding DUF6825 family protein, with the translated sequence MTNPVIHAFFLGRAIAEVIGEQLEDALTNALSELGKFDAEQRENLRQFVEEVQKRADRAVEKGVYTGTESSGSSSADVQENIDEMRAEIAQLRSELKNHRN
- a CDS encoding Stp1/IreP family PP2C-type Ser/Thr phosphatase — protein: MNNLSFGGTTDPGVVRSVNQDSYYIDPDRRFFIVADGMGGHAGGQEASQIATKTIQAHLEEHWNSSLAAGELLQEAITAANEKIIEDQLKNPERQDMGTTLVMAIFRDDGPWYTHIGDSRLYRFREQKLEQVTEDHTWIARAVKMGDMSEEEAKNHPWRHVLFQCLGRRDLPPVTVSPLDVQSGDSLILCSDGLTEEVSDEEISDYLQTGADCQEIVENLVAAAKKAGGSDNITVVMVTQN